TTGATGTACACACTTCtgcaaatttgaaatttagtcTCAATAAAGGTGGAGTTTAATTAGCATGCACTGccaatgttaaaaaatttatcataaatttaaaacatgGAGATAAAATATACTTAATCTAAACATAACTAACCATTTGAGTTTGGGATCAGTGAAAACAGGACCCTTTTTCATGCATCCTATGTAAGTCTGAGGGTGAGATCTCTCTTTTGCCAGTAGTAATGAAAGACGATCtgacaccaaaaaaaaaaaagaatatgattGCATAAATCATAATTATAGTAGTAATCATTAATCTCATACGCACAGTTTACCACTATATTAAACCAAGTTAAACCCTGAAAGATATGGCACCTGGCCTTAAATATATGTCATCATCAGCTTTCACATAAAACTCAGCTTCAAAAAGGGCATAAGCAGCTTTGAAGAAAGCCAGCCTgtaataaatgaccaaattctTCTCAGCAACAAACTACAGACATAAAATGTTGCGGTTTACTAATTCTAAGCACACACGTTTTGTATGGGAGCTTACTGTACTCCTCTTCAATATCCAGTAAAATGAAATCATCGTATTGTGCCACTTCCTTCTGAAGTGCAGACATCTTCGATCTATCACTCGTTTTACCAATCACAAACCTAAAAGCCAACCCAGTGGCTTCTTCCAAGctgcaaacaacaaaacaaattgCAGATAAAGTAAGGAGTAAAGACAATCCCATTATATCACATCACTTTCAGACACAAATTCCCTCAAATTACCCAACCCACCAACAAAACGGTTTGAGCAGTTCATGCATACAGCTAACCGGTGGCCTATACAACTACATCGGATCTATAATTCCAGAAATTAGAAATGCCAAAATAGAAATAAAGGTTGATATTGTTAGAAATGTCCAAAAAGTATCATATtcataaaagaaacataaaattcCTGACTATGGAAAATATAACAGATTAGTATTAATATCAgtcaatttgaataatttttttagaattcatTATTCTATTAATGTAATCTAAATAGAAAtgctttatataaaatttaaagcaTTTCTAACAAAATTGAGACTAGTATTACATCAGCCGCATCAGTCAGCAATTTTAGATATAGATGGTTTGTATGCACAATTTGcagtgggttttttttttttttttttgcctcgggaaggattaaaaaaagaaaaaaaaaacaatttgcgaatttgaaagactaaaaaatacaaattttaattcgaCGACTAAAAGACGGGTCCAaaatttgagagactaaaacataattaaaccaCTTGAAAAAAGGGTGTATGTTTATGAGAACTCCAAAGCAATCTCATTTTCCAAGAGCAGATCAGTGATAACAGTTGCACAACAAGATTGCTCAAATCATTCACTTTCCTCAACATCTATAAACAGATACCAAAGATCACTAGAAAAAATACCCTTGAAGTCCATGAGGATCGGAAGGAAACCAAGTGTTCCTGAGAGATTGGCGCCTCCCCACGGATCTGAACCCAGTTTGAATTCCCACAAAGGCCATAACTTTGTGTCGGGTTTCGACCGGAGCGTTGTTGCTGTCGCCGGAGAGGCGGTGATCCCAGAGAACTTTAACCGATCTGGGGACGCGGTTGGGGCAGGGAGGGTCCCGGAGGGGTCTGAGAAAAGcgaagaagaaaacgaagagggagagggagaggaaGAGGCATGAGAAGACGAGGAAGGAGGTTCTGCGAGGTGGAGGGCGAGCGTAGAAGGTTTTGGGGAAAGGAGGCATGGTTTTAGGAATGGAGGCCCGGAACTGGAAGAAGCTCCGGGTGTGTGGGAATGGAGGTTTGGATCATGGGCATGGCATGGAACAAAGGTTAAAAGGGTGTGAAGGTGAAGATGAGTGTgatagaaagaaagagagagacacAAAGAGGTTTATGCCTTAGCAAACAAGCATCATCTTCCATCTCATTACAAAACAACCATTTTACGTAATAACCAATGTTTCTATCATTCTATTTCTatgcttattttcttttttcacctcattttttttaatagaccaTGCATGCGTACCCTCTGCCCTCTTGTAGGACAATTAAAGACGACAAAGGTATCTGTTTTTAACGCAGGATTATTAGCTACGCTCGAATTCGAGTTTTTTCTCCATGATTTTATATCTTTGGGACTCatgattattctttattttcttgttacatacaattttattataagtgtttttttttgtgtgttataggtgcagttttttttttacacagtcaattaatcattttagataatttttaaagtagttttttttaaataaaaaaagttaataaatttatcatctaaagagagagagacatattttaatatcaaattaaatccTTCAATACTAAGGAATCTATCTAGCTTGATGAGaatgaattattgtaaattcttccatatgtaaattcaatttctataaataaaaaaactagatcCTTTAGGACCTACCTCTCTCCAATTAAAAACGATCAATCTATCCTATTAATCACCAAGATTAATTATCCTTAAATCACCAAGAATGACCTCTAAATAAGAAACTTCTTAACCAATAACTCAATTACTaaaaatcttcagaagattGTCCTTTTTCTTACGTTGAGATCCGAAAgtaagtttaaattaaaaacagataCGATAtaacattttgatattttatacctGAAATGCATGCCCCCTATTGCATGAGTAATGAGTAACTTTCTTTATCTCGTTATCTGGAGTTGTTGTACATTGTCGTGCAATCAATTTGTCACAGTTCAAATTACTTCAAAAAACtggaattcttttttttttttaattcataaatggcagcatgtaatttatttttttttgcatcacGTTGCAGTccccataataaatatttgcTTAGGTAAAACCGTAAAAGCAGATATTAGTTTTTATAACTACTGACCACTTAGTGAAATGTTCAACTTTTTCTTAAAAGATTGATTATGATGGCAATTGTAGTTGTAGGTGCATAATATAAAGTGATTTGAGGCATCCCAACAATGCCTAGTCTGGACCAGCACAACCTCCTTTGACATCTTATCTTCCTTACCACCAACTAAGGCAAGGCCATAAACATTTTAGTTTGCCTCCATCTTATGGTACACACTAGTCCCTAGTTATACACATTGTGTCACATTTTTAACTTTAACAGTCTTGAACCCAT
The nucleotide sequence above comes from Glycine soja cultivar W05 chromosome 11, ASM419377v2, whole genome shotgun sequence. Encoded proteins:
- the LOC114374169 gene encoding probable beta-1,3-galactosyltransferase 13 gives rise to the protein MPPFPKTFYARPPPRRTSFLVFSCLFLSLSLFVFFFAFLRPLRDPPCPNRVPRSVKVLWDHRLSGDSNNAPVETRHKVMAFVGIQTGFRSVGRRQSLRNTWFPSDPHGLQGLEEATGLAFRFVIGKTSDRSKMSALQKEVAQYDDFILLDIEEEYSKLPYKTLAFFKAAYALFEAEFYVKADDDIYLRPDRLSLLLAKERSHPQTYIGCMKKGPVFTDPKLKWYEPLSNLLGKEYFLHAYGPIYALSADVVSSLVALKNNSFRMFSNEDVTIGAWMLAMNVNHENNLELCARECTSTSIAVWDIPKCSGLCNPEKRMLELHQKESCTQSPTVDSDE